In one Rutidosis leptorrhynchoides isolate AG116_Rl617_1_P2 chromosome 8, CSIRO_AGI_Rlap_v1, whole genome shotgun sequence genomic region, the following are encoded:
- the LOC139861184 gene encoding D-amino-acid oxidase-like: MDNNQQPRKRVVVCGGGIVGVCTAYYVAKKGAHVTLIEQSSIACAASGKAGGFLALHMCDDGPLSSLAHASFNLHRSLALELDGSQSYGYRPLTALTISITESETQHESLILPSWVDGKIKPGKIIGTVENSAQIDPRLFTRALLDKAVGDYGVEVVIAKVESLVVEDDGVVVKMVGGGVIGGDAVVLALGPWTSMLPEISTKFRVYGKKVHSVVLEPKDGDTITPHALFGTYYQVNGAGPIDPEVYPRPNGDVYICGPSVESEVPNGPELVSPDPESILVLKKVAGIVSNSLKEDNVIVKTEQACYMPCTDDELPIMGEVPGMKNCYVACGHGCWGILFGPATGSAMAELVLDGQVGIIDHDCFSPARFLSTQT; this comes from the exons ATGGACAATAACCAGCAGCCACGGAAGCGAGTGGTGGTTTGCGGTGGAGGAATCGTCGGAGTTTGTACGGCTTACTACGTAGCCAAAAAAGGAGCTCATGTAACACTCATTGAACAATCATCCATAGCCTGTGCAGCATCAGGTAAAGCTGGCGGCTTCCTCGCACTTCACATGTGTGATGATGGGCCCCTCTCATCTTTAGCTCATGCCAGCTTCAATCTCCACCGTTCATTAGCTTTAGAATTAGACGGATCACAATCCTACGGGTACCGTCCACTAACAGCACTCACTATCTCCATCACCGAATCTGAAACCCAACATGAAAGCCTTATTCTACCCTCATGGGTTGATGGGAAGATTAAACCCGGAAAAATTATTGGTACTGTGGAGAATTCGGCCCAAATAGATCCCCGGTTATTCACGCGTGCTTTGTTAGATAAGGCGGTGGGAGATTATGGGGTGGAGGTTGTCATTGCAAAAGTGGAGAGTCTGGTGGTGGAAGATGACGGTGTGGTGGTGAAGATGGTTGGTGGTGGGGTGATCGGTGGAGATGCGGTGGTTTTGGCTCTTGGGCCGTGGACTAGTATGCTACCGGAGATATCGACTAAGTTTAGGGTGTATGGTAAGAAGGTGCACAGCGTTGTACTGGAACCTAAAGATGGTGATACGATTACTCCTCATGCGTTGTTTGGTACTTACTACCAAGTCAACGGAGCGGGTCCAATTGATCCGGAGGTGTATCCACGTCCTAATG GAGACGTGTATATATGTGGACCGTCTGTGGAATCCGAGGTACCTAATGGACCAGAGCTGGTCAGTCCAGACCCTGAATCCATTCTAGTGCTCAAGAAAGTGGCGGGAATAGTTTCGAATAGTCTCAAAGAAGATAACGTAATTGTGAAAACCGAGCAAGCTTGTTACATGCCTTGCACCGATGACGAACTACCAATCATGGGTGAAGTTCCTGGGATGAAAAATTGCTATGTGGCTTGCGGACATGGTTGTTGGGGGATCTTGTTTGGTCCAGCCACGGGTTCTGCTATGGCGGAACTTGTATTAGATGGTCAAGTTGGCATCATTGACCATGATTGCTTTAGTCCTGCTAGGTTTCTTTCAACCCAAACATGA